In Caloramator sp. E03, the sequence CAAAGACTCAACTCCATATACGTTACTGCTTAATGAATTATCCTTGTATATATCAACAGCTCTATCAAGACAATGCTTAAGATCAGGAGTGTTCATATTCCCTACAATTGGATTACCTGTATGAAAGTTTATATATTCAGATTGCTTTTGGGTATTATTAATTAATTTTTCAACTATATAATAACCGCTCTGAGGGATTGAATATATTATGTGATTGTTTTTTAAAGTCTCATAAGCTTTAACAACAGTATTTTTTGAACAATTATATTTTTTACTTAAATTTCTAATAGAAGGAAGTCTTTTACCTGGTTTATATAATCCATTGTTTATATCTTCTTCTATAGCTTTTACGATATCATCATATAATTTGCTCATTTTATCCTCCTATTATATGCTTGATTATAGTACAATTATATTAATAAAAAATTAATTGTTCTATAACTATAAATTATGTTGAATAAGTAAATAAAGAATTGAAAAAACTTTGTTAAATCGGAGATATCTATGTAATATTTATTATACAATAAATTACATGTTTTCTTGAACTTATTATAAATTTTGATTTTTTGGATATTCAACAGAAGTGCTTCTGCTCTTTAACCTAATCAGCCACAGAAGTTGCCACTCCTATAAGTGGGAGCAGTTTACTATTTCAATAAATAATGAAGTTATTGCTTGTACATGCAGAGGATCATCTTATGGATGCCATATTGGCGAAAGATTTATCTAAAGAAATGATAAGCCTTTATAAATTAAACAGAGCTTAGCAGATATTATACAAAACAGCTCCTCTTTTTTAGGGAGCTGTTTTGTATAAACTACTACTAGCTAAGAGGTATGGATTATTTTATTTCCCCTTTTTCTATCTTAGAAATTACATCTTTAAATTGAGGTAGATATTTCTTGTGTGCTACAAGCATTTCATTTAATAATTGCCTTGCTATTTTTCCACTTGGTATTAATGGATTAATTGTGAATGCATGTAGAGCTGTACCATAATTTCCTGTAACAGCGGCTTCGATTGTAGTAAGTTCCATAGCTTTCATAATTTGTAACATTCCTCTGGCTGCTGGTTTAAATTCACCCCAGACAATTGGCTGAGGACCAGCTGCTGTAATAATAGAGGACACTTCTACCACAACATCATCTGGCAAATCCTTTATAGCACCATTATTTTTTGTGCTTACAACCATATTAACTCTCTTATCATTGTAAATTGAATTGATTACTTCACAGGCAGCATCACTATAATATGCTCCTCCACGTTTCATTAATTGTTCTGGTTTATAATCAAGGTTAGGATCTTTATATAATTCAAAAAGCTCAGCTTCTGTACGCTTAACAACCTCAGCTCTTGTGTTATTATTTTTATAATCTTCAAGTTCTTCTTGAAGCATATCATCTGTAATATAATAATAACGATGATAAGAACATGGTAAAATTCCTAAATCTCTTATCTGTTGGGATAAAAATGCAATGTTTTTAATATTTGCAACACCTAATTTTTCTTCTCTTTCTTTTTTTTCTTTCAAATATTCTGGCTTGTAAATTTGCATAAAATCCTTTTCTTCCCCGTAAAGCTTTTCAATACATTCCATTGTTAATTCATTACCATATTTATCCCAAACTCTATGCCAGTGAAAATGATTTAAACCTGCAAACTTAAAATATAGATCCTCTTCATTTCTTTCTAATGCAGATGCAGCAAGTTTTCTAGCGGATATAGGAACATTACATAAACCAACAACTTTATCCCATTTTCCATATCTCATTACAGCTTCTGTAATCATACCAGAAGGATTTGTAAAGTTTATAAGCCAGGCTTGAGGACATAGTTCCTTCATATCTTCAACAATTTCAAGTATAACTGGAACAGTTCTAAATGCTTTTAATATTCCACCAGCACCATTAGTTTCTTGTCCAATTATTCCATGACTTAATGGAATTCTTTCATCTTTTATGCGAGCATCAATCTGTCCAACGCGAAACTGAGTAGAAACGAAATCAGCGTCCTTTAATGCTTCTCTTCTATCTAAAGTTAGGTGAACTTTCCAATCAAGCCCAGCAGCTTTAACCATCCTTTGAGCCATAGATCCTACTATATTTAATTTTTCTTTACCTTCTTCTATATCTACAAGCCAGATTTCACCTATCGGCAATTCATTTTTCCTTTTTATGTAGCCCTCAATAAGTTCCGGAGTATAACTGGATCCCCCTCCAATAGTAACTATTTTTAGTTTATCCTTTTTCATATCCTACACTCCCCTTTAAAATATTATTTCATTTTTACAAAAATTATCTTATACCCATTCATACTATAAAACAACATTTAATATTAACAACTGTACCAGTACAATTTTATTGCCTTCTTTAACTAAGGCAGTGATATGAAGGTGTTCACTTTTATAAGTGGGTGATGAATGTTGTTTTATATATCCTTTCTGTAAAAATATAATGAGTATTATAATGAAGGAGTGTAGATAAATAAATGAATTTAAATAATAATCATTTAGTATTCTTATTATATTATCATCTTGTTTTGATACATGTTTTAAACTTTTTAAATAACTTTTTCTGAAAAAAAATGAAAATTAATTTAATACCCCTTGACTTAGAGTGGACTTCAGGGTTTATCATATTTCTATGTTTAGATGTATCTGATAGAACATACTACAAAAATTAATATAAAAATCAAAAAAGAAAGGAAGTGACTTATGAATAGCTCTAATGTACTATCAATTAAATTAAAGTTTCTCTATATTTTTGTATGTGCAGCAATAGCTTGCTTTATGCCATTTCTAACATTTCACTTTCAGCAAAAAGGCTTTAGTTATACACAAATAGGTATTGCACTTGCCGTTTATTCTATAGTTGGTGTAATTGTACAGCCTATTTGGGGTTTTATTACGGATAAATATTTAAATAAAAGAATCTCATTAATTATTACTATGCTTTTGAGCTCTTTAACTATATATATCTTTATTTTTGCTAAAGGTTTCTATTTTATTCTTATAAGTATGATATTAGTATTAATTTTTCAAAGTTCAGTTATGCCCTTATCAGATGCTTATACCTATGAAATCATAGGACAGCATAAACAAATTCAATATGGAAAAATAAGGCTTATGGGATCCATTGGATATGGTGTTACAGCGCTATGTATAGGGCAGGCGGTAAAAGTTATTGGTATAAATAGTGCCTTTATTCTTTTTTCAATTGTTATGCTTTTAGGTGCAGCAATGGCATTCAGCATAAAATTCAAAGGAAAGAATATACAAGAAAAAATTAATGCAAGCGATATTGCTAATCTTATTAAAGATAAGAAGTTATTAATATTTTATATAATGGTTATAATTGTTAACATCTCTTTAGGTTGTAATAATACTTATATTACAATATTGATTCAAAAGACAGGTGGAGATGTTTCAAAACTTGGATTACTTTGGTTTGTTATGGCAATAAGTGAAACTCCGATTTTATTTTTTGGAAACAGACTATTAAAAAAATTCAATGACTTAAATTTATTTATACTGGCAATTATATTTTTTGCATTAAGATATTTTTTAGACTCAATAAGCCCATCATATATTTTTGTAATTGCTGTACAAATAATGCATGCATTAACTTTTCCTTTGTTTTTATTAGCTGCGCTTAATTATTTGAATAGAAAAACTAATCCTAAGATGAAAACCACAGCTACGACAGTGTATTTTGCATCCAGTGGTATTGGAGCATTTGTAGGGAATATAGTTGGAGGAATGCTTCTTGAACATATTACTGTATTTACGCTATTTAAGATAATTTCTATTTTTTCTGTACTTTGTTTGGCTTTGGGAGTTAAATTAAAAAAGATAAACTTATTTGAAGATTATACGCTAATGGCTAATTCTAAAGAAAATAATACAAGTAAATTATATGATGTGAAGGAGGCGATTATAGAGTAAAAAGTTATTATGATGAACATTGTTGTAGTAATATGTTGAGTTTTTTAGTAAATCATATAAATAAATTAGTAGAAAAGAAGGTGTTAATATGAGCAAAGTATATTTTATTAAAAACACACAATCCAATTATGATGAGCTTGGAAAAGATGCCTTGAAGCTTCTTAAAAAAGTAGTATCAGAAACTGGACACCAGTTTGAAAAGGAGGTACCTATTAAGGTTCATTTTGGTGAAAAGGGAAACAAAACCTTTATACCTGCAAAATGCTATGATGAAGTCATAAATTACCTAAGAGAAAATGGAGTATCACCATATTATATTGAAACCAATGTGCTATATAGAGGATCAAGAACTACAACGGAGCTTCATATTGAAACAGCAAAAGCTCATGGCTTTACACAGATTCCAATAATAATAGCAGATGGAGATATTGGAACAGATTATGATGAAATAGAAATAAACAAAGAATACATTAAAAAATGTAAAATAGGCAGAGGGTATGGGAGATTTAAACAATTTATTGTTATGAGCCATTTTAAAGGGCACATAGCTGCTGGGTTTGGTGGAGCTATAAAACAGCTTGCTATGGGATTTGCTGCAAGAGGTGGAAAGCTTGAACAGCATTCAGGAATATCTCCTGTAGTAGATGCAAATAAATGTATATCCTGCGGTATTTGTGTAAAAAAATGCAATTATGGAGCTATTCAAATTAAAGATTCTGCAGTAATTGATGGCAATAAATGCATTGGCTGTGCAGGATGTATTGCTGTTTGTCCAAAAGGTGCAATTACAAATACCTGGGGAGGCTCACATTTTCTTGAGAAACTTTCAGAGTATGCTTATGGAGCATCAAAAGATAAGGATATAATTTATATTACCTTTGTTCACAATATTACAGAGGAGTGTGACTGCCTTGGTACACACATGAAACCAATTGCAGATAATATTGGTGTTCTTGCAGGAAAAGATCCAGTTGCTTTAGACACAGCATGTTTGGACTTGGTTCAAAAAAGCAGTGGAAAGAAGCTTTTTGAAAAGGGAAGGCAAGCTCTTATACATGCAGAGAAAATTGGATTAGGAAAAATGGAGTATGAACTTATTCAGATTAATTAAATGGTATGGCTTATATACAATGAAGGAAGCCTATTGGGGGTAGTCAAAGCGATATAAAAAATATGTACCAACTGTAAAAATTGAAAAAGGAATTGCTATAATAGGAAGTAATGTGAATTTGGCTGAGCATGATATTGAAAAATGATTAAAATATATAGATAATTAAGGGGGAGATAAAATGGAATATACAAAACTTGGGAATTCTGATCTTGTTGTTTCACGTATTTGTGTAGGATGCATGAGCTTTGGTGATACGGCAAGTAATTTTCATGCATGGACACTTAATGCCGATGAGAGTGAAGAGGTTATAAAGTATGCTCTTGAGCTTGGTATTAATTTCTTTGATACTGCAAATGTTTATTCTGCTGGAACTAGTGAAGAGTTTCTTGGCCGTGCAATTAAAAACAATGTTGCTCGTGATAAGGTAGTTATAGCGACTAAGGTTTATTTTAATGAAGGTAAGCTTTCAAGACAAGCGATACTACGTGAGATTGACGGCTCATTAAAACGACTTGGAACAGATTATGTTGACCTTTACATTATTCACCGTTTTGATTATGGTACCCCAATAGAGGAAACGATGGAGGCTCTTGACAGCCTTGTCAAGGCAGGAAAGGTGAGAGCCCTTGGAGCATCTGCAATGTATGGCTACCAGTTCTACAATATGCAGCTTGCTGCTGAGAGAAATGGATGGACAAAGTTTGTTTCAATGCAGAATCACTACAATCTGATTTACCGCGAGGATGAACGTGAACTTATTCCAATCTGTAAGCAGCAAAATGTTGCTCTTACTCCCTATAGTCCTCTTGTAGCAGGGAGGCTTTCACGCCTTGAATGGAAGGCTGATACAAAACGCAGTCAGACTGATAAAACTGCAATGTCTAAGTATGACAGCACACAGGAGAGTGATTATAAAATTGTGCTTCGTGTAAACGAACTTGCACAAAAATATGGCGCTACAATGACGCAGATTGCTCTTGCATGGCAGTTTGCAAAAGGAGTTACAGCCCCAATTATAGGTGCTACAAAGGCAAAATATTTTGATGATGCTGTAGGTTCTTTAAATATAAAGCTTACTGATGATGATATTGCATATCTTGAGGAGCTATATGTTCCGCATAAAATTGTTGGTGCGCTTTGATAATTAAAAAAAAGTTTTAGATAGGGAATTTTATTTTACAAGCTCCTATCACTTTTAAGTGATAGGGGTATTTTTATATGGTTTTATTTATAAGTGCATTAGAGGAAATAATATTTTTTCTGATATGAATAAAGTAATATAAAAGCTAGAGTCAATTCACTAATTATGATATACTCTAAATCATAAAGAGTTTTATATTTACTTATCATTACACTTAAAAATATTGTACTAATAGATAGATTTAATCAGGAGGATACATTATGAAGATTTCAAAGAAAGATGCACTAATGTGGTTTGAATTTTTTTCTATGCTGCCTGAAGATGAGGAAATTATGACAAAGCAGCAGGAAATAATATATGCAACCTTTGCACAAATCGAAGCAGCAGTAGAACATAGAAATGATATGTTAAAGTCGGAAATAAAAGGTTTAAAAACTTTAGAAAATAGAACTTTTTTTGTAGGAGATGAAAACAAATTTCCAAAAGGATGCAAATCCTGTCTTTTAGGTAGTGGTTTGAGTGCAGTTAGGAAAACCAACAAATGCAATATAGAGTGTAAGTTCTGTTATAATTATGGACAATTAAATGATATTCCCCCAGTTGGTGAAGGTTTGTGGGAAATTGGAGGAACAAAATTCTATGAGAAGGACATTGATTTGCTTCTTTCTATATATGAGAAACCAACAGGTATTGCCTATGTTTATTTAGAGCCCTTTATGGAAATTGAAAAATACTATTCAGTTATAAAAAAATTCAGCAATGCAGGGATTCATCAGCATCTATATACAAATGGAATATTAGCAACTGAGGAGTCCTTAAAAGCATTAGGGGAAGCTGGCCTTGACGAGATACGCTTTAATCTTGGTGCAACTAACTGTTCAGATAAGGTTATTGAAAATATTAAAATAGCCAAAAAGTATATTAAAAATGTAGGAATTGAAACTCCAATGACTCCTGAGTTTTTTAACACTTTTCTTA encodes:
- a CDS encoding radical SAM protein is translated as MKISKKDALMWFEFFSMLPEDEEIMTKQQEIIYATFAQIEAAVEHRNDMLKSEIKGLKTLENRTFFVGDENKFPKGCKSCLLGSGLSAVRKTNKCNIECKFCYNYGQLNDIPPVGEGLWEIGGTKFYEKDIDLLLSIYEKPTGIAYVYLEPFMEIEKYYSVIKKFSNAGIHQHLYTNGILATEESLKALGEAGLDEIRFNLGATNCSDKVIENIKIAKKYIKNVGIETPMTPEFFNTFLKKKETILNTKLDFINCAELHLNENNIGNYYGENMYISRLGYISPIWSRELTLKFMKIADEEKWDLVVHDCSNYTKFARSLNLSSKEGKWFGHSSYGCEFQRIPYEVFLPILRDENFKFLSEEELPQGYRIGEIIF
- a CDS encoding aldo/keto reductase, whose product is MEYTKLGNSDLVVSRICVGCMSFGDTASNFHAWTLNADESEEVIKYALELGINFFDTANVYSAGTSEEFLGRAIKNNVARDKVVIATKVYFNEGKLSRQAILREIDGSLKRLGTDYVDLYIIHRFDYGTPIEETMEALDSLVKAGKVRALGASAMYGYQFYNMQLAAERNGWTKFVSMQNHYNLIYREDERELIPICKQQNVALTPYSPLVAGRLSRLEWKADTKRSQTDKTAMSKYDSTQESDYKIVLRVNELAQKYGATMTQIALAWQFAKGVTAPIIGATKAKYFDDAVGSLNIKLTDDDIAYLEELYVPHKIVGAL
- a CDS encoding PTS lactose/cellobiose transporter subunit IIA, which encodes MKLLLVHAEDHLMDAILAKDLSKEMISLYKLNRA
- a CDS encoding DUF362 domain-containing protein gives rise to the protein MSKVYFIKNTQSNYDELGKDALKLLKKVVSETGHQFEKEVPIKVHFGEKGNKTFIPAKCYDEVINYLRENGVSPYYIETNVLYRGSRTTTELHIETAKAHGFTQIPIIIADGDIGTDYDEIEINKEYIKKCKIGRGYGRFKQFIVMSHFKGHIAAGFGGAIKQLAMGFAARGGKLEQHSGISPVVDANKCISCGICVKKCNYGAIQIKDSAVIDGNKCIGCAGCIAVCPKGAITNTWGGSHFLEKLSEYAYGASKDKDIIYITFVHNITEECDCLGTHMKPIADNIGVLAGKDPVALDTACLDLVQKSSGKKLFEKGRQALIHAEKIGLGKMEYELIQIN
- a CDS encoding 6-phospho-beta-glucosidase, whose amino-acid sequence is MKKDKLKIVTIGGGSSYTPELIEGYIKRKNELPIGEIWLVDIEEGKEKLNIVGSMAQRMVKAAGLDWKVHLTLDRREALKDADFVSTQFRVGQIDARIKDERIPLSHGIIGQETNGAGGILKAFRTVPVILEIVEDMKELCPQAWLINFTNPSGMITEAVMRYGKWDKVVGLCNVPISARKLAASALERNEEDLYFKFAGLNHFHWHRVWDKYGNELTMECIEKLYGEEKDFMQIYKPEYLKEKKEREEKLGVANIKNIAFLSQQIRDLGILPCSYHRYYYITDDMLQEELEDYKNNNTRAEVVKRTEAELFELYKDPNLDYKPEQLMKRGGAYYSDAACEVINSIYNDKRVNMVVSTKNNGAIKDLPDDVVVEVSSIITAAGPQPIVWGEFKPAARGMLQIMKAMELTTIEAAVTGNYGTALHAFTINPLIPSGKIARQLLNEMLVAHKKYLPQFKDVISKIEKGEIK
- a CDS encoding MFS transporter, producing MNSSNVLSIKLKFLYIFVCAAIACFMPFLTFHFQQKGFSYTQIGIALAVYSIVGVIVQPIWGFITDKYLNKRISLIITMLLSSLTIYIFIFAKGFYFILISMILVLIFQSSVMPLSDAYTYEIIGQHKQIQYGKIRLMGSIGYGVTALCIGQAVKVIGINSAFILFSIVMLLGAAMAFSIKFKGKNIQEKINASDIANLIKDKKLLIFYIMVIIVNISLGCNNTYITILIQKTGGDVSKLGLLWFVMAISETPILFFGNRLLKKFNDLNLFILAIIFFALRYFLDSISPSYIFVIAVQIMHALTFPLFLLAALNYLNRKTNPKMKTTATTVYFASSGIGAFVGNIVGGMLLEHITVFTLFKIISIFSVLCLALGVKLKKINLFEDYTLMANSKENNTSKLYDVKEAIIE